AAGGTCGCCGTGCAGGCCACCTATTACGTCGCCGCGCGCCAGATCGCGCCCGGCGAGCCGCTGAGCGCGGCCGACCTGATTGCGCGCGACGGCGACCTGACGGTGCTGCCGCTCGCGGTGATCACCGATCCGGCGCAGGCGATCGGCTCGACCGCGCTTGCGCGCATCTCGGCCGGGCTGCCGCTGCGGCAGGACATGCTGAAGAGCGCGGCGTCGGTGTCGGCCGGCCAGACGGTGCGGGTCGTCGCGGCCGGGCCCGGTTTCACGATTTCGGCCGAGGGCAGCGTGCTGGCGAATGCGGCGCCGGGCCAGTCGGTGCGGGTGAGGATGGCGGCGGGCCAGATCGTCACGGCGATCGTCAAGGACGCCGGCACCGTGAAAATTCCGCTGTAGGGACGGATGCCGCCGCAAGATTGCAAAGAATTGTTTATTCGGAGAATTTCGGGCTCACGATGCTAAAGTTCGGGCCGACCCGGCCGTTATCTGGGTCAAACCGTACAGGAAACCTATCGTGAAGATCGATTCCACTCCGAACCCGAGCCCCCTCGCGCCGACCGGCAACGGCGCGACCCGTGCGCAATCCGGCGCGGCCCAGTCGTCCGCGCAGGCAGCCGACGCAGGATCGACCGGCGGCGACGCGAGCGTGAACCTGTCGGGTCTGTCGGGTCAGTTGCGCTCGGTATCCGCGTCCGGCAACGCCGATATCGACACGGGCCTGGTCCAGTCGATCAAGGACGCGCTGAACAACGGCACGCTGACGATCGACGCGAACAAGATTGCCGACGGCGTATTGAACACCGCCCGCGAGCTGCTGCAGCAGCAGCGCCCGCAGGGCAGCTAAGCCGGCCGCCTCGCGGCCGGTCCCCCGGTTTGCCGGCGCGCCGCACCTCGCGCACCGGCGCGACGAGCATGACGCGATGAGAGAAGAGCTGCTGGCCACGGTCAACGACGAACACGCGACGGTCGAGGCGTTCGCGTCCCTGCTCGCCTACGAGGAAAAGGCGCTGACGACGGCGGAGCCGCTCGAGATGCTGCCCGGGATCGTCGAGCAGAAAAGCGCGCTGATCGACCGGCTCGCGCAGCTCGAACGCACGCGCGACACGCAGCTTTCCGCGCTCGGCTTTCCGTCCGGCAAGAAGGGGATGGACCAGGCCGCCGAACGCGATGCACGCCTCGCCGGCCGCTGGCAACTGCTGCAGCAGGCCGCCGAACGCGCGCGCCAGGCCAATGCGAACAACGGGATGCTGATCCGGATCCGGATGGACTACAACGAGCGCGCGCTCGCGGTGCTGCGCTCGGCGCCCGCGCCGGC
The nucleotide sequence above comes from Burkholderia pyrrocinia. Encoded proteins:
- the flgM gene encoding flagellar biosynthesis anti-sigma factor FlgM: MKIDSTPNPSPLAPTGNGATRAQSGAAQSSAQAADAGSTGGDASVNLSGLSGQLRSVSASGNADIDTGLVQSIKDALNNGTLTIDANKIADGVLNTARELLQQQRPQGS
- a CDS encoding flagella synthesis protein FlgN; amino-acid sequence: MREELLATVNDEHATVEAFASLLAYEEKALTTAEPLEMLPGIVEQKSALIDRLAQLERTRDTQLSALGFPSGKKGMDQAAERDARLAGRWQLLQQAAERARQANANNGMLIRIRMDYNERALAVLRSAPAPAGVYGPDGRVSALMR